A segment of the Phoenix dactylifera cultivar Barhee BC4 chromosome 15, palm_55x_up_171113_PBpolish2nd_filt_p, whole genome shotgun sequence genome:
agagagagagagaatggatgacctaatcattggcaattttattTGCAGCTCCCATTGGATCAAGGTGGTGGTGAAGGGAAGGCAATGTATATTGATGCAGAGGGCACGTTCAGGCCACAAAGACTCTTGCAGATTGCAGATAGGTATTATGGATGCCATTGTAGCAATATAAAGCATTCAGTTATTGACACTGGATTTTTGACAAGTATATGCTCAACATTCACAGGTTTGGATTGAATGGTGCTGATGTTCTGGAGAATGTAGCTTATGCAAGAGCATATAATACTGACCATCAATCAAGGCTCTTGCTGGAAGCAGCTTCAATGATGGTGGAAACCAGGCATGTTCCTTCTCTTGTGGACTGCTCTATTATTCTGTCTACTCTATTGTTCTGTGACGTACTTATATGTGACCTTCACACATGCATTCCTATATATTGCGTTAAGATATAGCTTCAGTAATTAGGATTCAGTCACTCAATATTAAGTTGTAGAACTATCTAATCTGATATGCTTGCTTCCTTTGTTGATGTGTAATCCTCTTTTCAATCATTAGATGCCATTTGCACATTTCCCCCCTTTTTTCCATTCAATAATTGTTTAGAGAAGAAATAGCTCAATATGTTACTATGTACCAAATTATTATTGAATATGTTATCTAGTAGTTAAAAACCATTACATGTTGTCCTGAAGGGAGTGCATAGCTAATCAActattatagaaaatataagGGTAAAGACTGGTCCTGAAATATTTATTTGAATATATTCATTATGTGCTGACTCTGCATCTAAAATGAGTAGTTTACATGGTTAGATAGTTCAGTTGTGAGATAGTAATTACATTCCAAAATGCTTGGCTTCAAGCCACTGATTTCACAGGAGGATTTTGAAAAGTGCAGTGGTTGTGCAGACAGAAATCACTAGATGTCATGATAGGTGGATAGAGATAAAGATTGCGGAGGCAATATGCAAGGTCCTACTTGTACTCAGATTATGGCAATGCTTTAGATGATTTCTAACACCATCACAATAACCATAAGGGAATGATAATTTCTAGCTGGCATATGATATCATGGACTTTTTAATTATTATCACATATAAATGTATGTTGTTCATCAGTTGGATTGTAAATTCTGAAATGAAGGAAAATATTCATCTTCAAGTTATTTGTATTGGAGCCTGTTTGTTATTGCTTTTGTTGCCTACTTTGGTTTTCAAAAACCCAAGATGAAAATTGAACTAAACTGACCAAGTATGCATGATGAagcctttttgttttttaaactaTTTGTAAAACCTTTAGAACTTTTGGCAGCAAAGATTTGTATATTAGAAAAAAGTGAAAATTATAGCAAGGACTGGCAGAAGTGCCATGCAAATGCTATCTCCGACATCAATCTCTTTAGGATTTCACCTACTTGTACGGAAGCAAAAATACAAAAACAAGAATAATACCAAGCAGACCCTTAATTTTCATGCcttatgattatttttttaattaactcCATATTAACTACTTGTTTAGCAATTTATCCTATCATTTTGGCCTTCTCAATAATTTGAAGATTCTTACACTTCACATATCATTTCAGCTTTGAAAAGTCATTCCACAATGGTGAAAATATAACATCTAAAATATTCTCAGATATTGCTGATTTGGAGCTTATACTTTGTAGGTTTGCTCTTATGATAGTGGACAGTGCCACAGCTCTTTACAGAACAGATTTTTCTGGAAGGGGAGAACTGTCGGCAAGGCAAATGCATCTGGCAAAGTTCCTGAGGAGCCTTCAGAAGTTGGCAGATGAGGTAATAgtcatcaatttattttttcttattttatttcattttattttgtcAGAAGGTTGGGGGGGGGGTCATTTTTTTCAGTTCAATGCTGAAGCAAACTCAGTGTTGCCTAGTTTGATCCAAATCCCTTCAGTATCCCAATTCTAGTGTATGATGGTGGTAGGTAGAGCTTCGCATAACCAATTCTGAAGGCAGAATGTATCATCAACCTTATTACATTAGATGGACCTACTTGCAGGAGCACCTTCTTTTACTTCTGCATGCTCATTTCCTTTAATGCTATATCTGAATGTAGTTTGGGGTTGCGGTAGTTATCACCAATCAAGTTGTTGCTCAAGTAGATGGGTCTGCGATATTTGCCGGGCCACAAATCAAACCTATTGGTGGGAACATCATGGCACATGCCTCTACAACAAGGTCCTTCACTGAGATGAATTCATGATCTTTCTCCCTTTTGTGCCTTTATCTTCATGCATTccttgaattttttgttttgccATACAAACCAGGCTTGCTCTTCGCAAGGGAAGGGGAGAGGAGCGCATTTGTAAAGTAATAAGCTCTCCATGTTTGGCAGAAGCTGAAGCACGGTTCCAGATATCTTCAGAAGGTGTTACAGATGTAAAGGATTGATCAGTGCAGCAGTCATCTTATCCATACTTTATCGAACCCATTGAATCCAAAATGTGCTGATACACATGCCTATTTTGGGTCAGCTGCTTAGTTAGGCAACTAGCAGCAGCTTAGTTTTGTTCAAATCTGTACCAAATTTGGAAAGATTGTAAATGTATGTGTGGGGTGAGTCCTTCATGGGTTGATTTGAATATCTATGACTTTTTGAATGTAATTTTTGTATGCTTCTCTGTACTCAATATCTTCAATGCCTTCTGCCATTTTCTAGTGTAAAATGTACTTGCCTTTCTACTTCAATGTTCATATCGATGTTCAGTTCATTTGGTTATGAGAAGGTTAATTCTCAATAAGTTTGTCATTGCTGCTTGATGCTACATGGGTGTCGGTGCAGAAATTTGGCTTAAGACTTTGAGTTGAATCTGATGAATGATGAATTTTGGAGATTGATTCAATAATATTCATATTCTAAACAAATACTATTGCTGGTTTAAGACATCGCTGCATATCACGCAACACAACTAAGAACTGTTATCAAACACTCTTCCTGTCTTTTACTTCCCATGTctctttcatttgaaccctGTAGGGCTTTTCAAAAGCCGGTGTCAATATCTTAGATTGTCCCCACCCTCACGACTATGAGCTAAAGTGTTGTTTTGTATGCATTTGGCAACACAGCTTACCCCTCGTCGGTAGCAATCATTGATTTAGGTAGCAAGGAGTGTGCGAAATTGCTGTCTTTTATTTTTCCCAGCTAGGAAACCGCAGTCCATCACAACCGTTCATACAGGATGATTGACACTGGATTATAAAATAAGTTAAGGATCATACTTGAGGGTCATGTTGTGTTACTGGCCATGATTGTGACTTCCAATTATCTCATTATTGTTGCTGGGAAAAGTTCCATAATGAGGCAGCTCAGTTTGATATTTAAAATTGCTATATTGGTctcttataattattttttttggtggttAAAACGAAAATTATAGCTtaactaaatatatttaaaattatttttttatcaaaatatttttttaaaaaattaatatttaaatataatatttggTTGATTATAGAAAAATTCATATTGATTTATATTTAGTTGaacatctatttttttaaaaaaatatataaaataatattttacttAATAAAAAAACAAGCTCATTCCATTTTATTTAaaaacttaagaatattttttaaaaatatatttttaatttctagccgatggaaagtaatttttttcatgtttcatattttttttaaaaaatataaaaatattatttctataaaaaaaactttttttctcAGAAACTCctactaaatatttttttttttttggttgaacatatctttcctcctccccttcccgcGAAATATACGGTTCATTAAATACGGAAAGGACATTATTTCATTTTTTCGGGTACAAAAAGGACATTATGTTTCCGGGAGGTGTCACCCCCTGGTTAAAAGGGTAAATTCAGCAGCCAGTCCAGTCATGGCGATCTTGAGCCTCGAAACGCATCGAACATCTCGCTCGTGGACTTTGAGGATTTAGTAGATAAAATAAAGTTGCCTCCTTAGATAAACATTGGAAACCGCTTTGTTTTCTTGTCCATATACAGGGCAAACTCAAACAAGCTCACTTAAAGGACTGGCTTACAGGATTCTTGTTTGTTAGAATTCACACCATTAATTTTCTCTGTCTGTGCATGGTGATATCGATCACTACCCTTCTCTCATCACTTTAAGTTGGGCCCTGGTTATATTATACATCGTTAGCGTAGAAGCAATGATACTAGCTGTCTTCAAGGAGGCAAAGGGAGGAAGGAAGttttaataaattaaagaaAGGCTGGTTCTTATAAGCCTCTGGACCACATTTGAGGGCCAAACGAGAAGCTTCCCCAAAGACTTCAAACCATCCTTCTTACGGTATATCGCCTCCCAAAGCTTCCTTCTTTTAATATTAGCTCTTGTTCACCTCGCTTCTCTTCTTGTGCTATAGTTCTATCAACTCCATAGAGCCATCCATTTCCACATACCTTCAAAGGTGCTTTGGCAGTGCTTTCTACAAAAGGAATGCTACTGTTGTGACTGACTGTCGGGGAAAAGCCACTAGGGTCACAATTAAGAAGCAGCTGTTCTGTTCTCATCTGCTAAAGCCTGGCAATTTTCCAggggaagaaagagagggagggaaatAAAGAAGATAAACTAAGCTTTCACTTGAAAACATGATTCAACTCAGGAAGGCAAGTGAAGAGACCAGAGATTCCTCCAGCCCCAAATCAGTAATCACCTCCAGCCTCTCCGCCATGGACCTAAAGACCCCAGCATACCTGCAAGCTTCATCTGTTTTCCCATCTACCAGGAGGGTAAAGATCTCACTCTCTTCAACTTGTTCTCAAGGCATCAGCTAATtgattcttctgaattttctttgccTCAGGATTCTCTTCAAGGTGACTCGAGCTTTTACTGCATCACCAAGGAGAATCCCTTTGTAGACACCTTCTCTGATCCTCTCTGCAAGCTCAACCTTAAGGAGACTTCAGAATTTGTGAAGGCTTTCCCAATGACCACCAAGAGCAGCAGTGATAGCAGAGGCTTCCTTGAGGTCTCATCTCAGAGGAGAAGACAGGGGTTGAGCTCAGTGGGGCAGAGAAGATTGGAGGCTCCCTCCACTCCTGGCAGGTTTGTCTTCAGCTCCAGTCCTGGTCACCTCTCCGGGAAAAGCATTCCTTCCAAGTGGGATGATGCAGAGAAGTGGTTGATCAGTAGCTCCTGTCATGAATCACCAGCCCATGGACCAAAACCATCAGAACCATCAAAGGTTTCCAGGCAAAACGATGTCTTCCCCCAGAAAGGTGATGCCTTTGCAGAGAAGGCGAGGCTCAGCGAGGAGAAGGCCCCAAGTGCCCCTGTCCCAAGCTTTCATGGAACGGTGATGCCTCTAGACGCAAATGTAGCTTTTCATGGAGCCTCATCAGAAGTGCTTCTGAAAGGTTGATACCAATAAACTTTGCTTTTTTCGTTTATTCCCCAAACCAAAAATATACATCTCTCGTGAAATGCTAGGAAAAAGAAACCTTTTTCCATTTTGGATAATGGGAGTTCTCAGCTGTTTTTTAATTCCAAGGAGTTCTTAGAAAGATTAGAATACTGCTTCTTCATTTAGCTCACTTTGCTTACTCTTTTTTCTGCCAATGGAGTTAATTTCAATGTAAATGTTGTGAACTTTGTGTAACTTTGTCATCTCATCTCTATTAGTACTCTTTGCACTCTCTCTTCCCGATGAGTTGTAGGACAAAATGTTGAAAGCTTTTATTGCTGTCTCAAGCTGTTTGaaccttgtttttcttcttccctccctctacttacctctctctctcccacctTTTACCCACTGAATATGTCATTAGTTTgaggtttcttatttttcttaattgatCCCTGATCCTCAAAATTGTAAACTTCTTTGCAAAATGTCGCTGCAGATAAGTTTACGGACAATGTAGAaccaatcttccaaaattttcggCATTCGGAGCCCACCAAAGAAAGCTTTCTGTTCAAAAGCTCATTCTGCGAACCCATGAAAGATGCGGCGACCGAAGTAGCTGCCGAGGTTCTTCGCAGAGATGTTGGAACGGAGATGACTCCTCTAGGTAGCTCGACCACGTCGAGATGCCATACTCCTATTAAGAGCGCTTCACCAGCAAGACACAACACTCCAGCTAGCAGGTCTGGCCTTTTGGTGCCTTGTAACACCGGCATTGATATCTCCGAACTCAAGGACTGCCACTTTGCCAAGCTTGAGCTCAGTGCTCAATACGATTCTTTGGTTTCAAATTGGAGCtcaagggaagaggaggaagaggaggtgtCAAAGAGTTTAAGGCATTTTGAGACAAGTGGTGGGAGGAAGAGCATTGCTGAATCCAGAGCTTCGGcatgggaagaggaggagaagaacaaGCGCTGCATCAGGTGAATTGCTTAAATAAAATTCAGAATGAGCTTCTTTTAGAATGCAGCATCTTGCATTGTTGTTGTTTTAAGATCCAATGTCTCAGTGTCATGTTatgttcttttctttatctgttTTCCAGATATCAAAGAGAAGAAGCAAAAATTCAAGCCTGGGTAAACCTTCAGAGTGCTAAAGCAGAAGCACAGTCTAGAAAGATGGAGGTAGTATGATGGAAATTTGTctgcttttttttataaaaaaaattaaatggctCTGTAGTTTTAACTTATTTTAAAGATTCCCTCCTTAGGGACTATTTTGTGACTTAAAGTAATTATTAATGCATgcagattattttttttctgaaatgaaCACAGAAAAATTTTATCAACTTGGAGGAACGTTTTATGTCATTCCCATAGTGGTCAAGATTTTGCAAAATGAGATTGTATATATACTTTACAAAAATAATTTGCCTATGAATTTGTAATTACTACGGATTCTGCCTCGTTATTATGGTGAAAAAATATGAACACCTGAGATCTTTAGAATGCTTAGCAACTTGCTGTAATTTTTTAACAAACCTAGGAGGAATTCTTCGCAGTTTCAAGAATTTCCTGAGCAAAATTTTTGACACAGATAGTTATCTATAGAATATCTCGAGAACTATGTACACTGGTCGCTAAATTCCAACCTTGTTCTCTGCGACTCTGGCAATCTACATTGACGTTCCCATGTCAACAACGTCATCTCCATCCTTCCtttattctattatatatatgCCTTTGCTTTGCGGTGGTGAGTGTGAATACAGAGTGGTGCCTTCAAAaagatccaattttttttggtCCAAATATACTAATTCTCCGAACCCTCCTGGACTACTGGTTTCTCTGCATTTGATCACGGACCTCTTCTACCAGGATGACCTTTTGTTTTGAGAAAACCACCAGGATGAAATTTGATGAAAGATGGGGTAGTGTTCTGTCTTTTCCATAATGACACAAATCTCCATGTCCTTCTATTTAAATAGTTTAAGTACAGGATGGACCTCAGTGTCTTTTTGCTGGATACCTGACCATAGCTTTGAATTATTTTGAAGAGCTGGAAAGCATGCTGATTTCTGGTTGTTTCGATTCCTCGAGCCCCTACCTCTCTCTATGCTGTCTTTCCTTTTCCCGCGTGTCTGCATTTGCCTCCACTTCCCTCCAACTCATATGTAGTATTAAACTCTCTTCAGTTTCCTTTAGACTAATACTAAAGTTTGGATTGATGTTCTTCAGAGTCAATAGGATTTTTGGAGCAACTCGGCCATGTGAAGGGTCTCGGTATGAGAGTATCCTCGTGCTTTTTTGGGATGACTCAATCTATTGTTTCCTTCTGCTTGAAGATGGAGTAATTTATGCTGTTCTTAAAGAAAGGACGACAcctatttttcagaattttcccCCTATCTACTGAAGTCATGCATATCTTTGTGGGGTCTCTTTGAAATGTAGTATATTCAACTACTAGCAACTCAATGTGCTTTCCTTCCTGCATGGTGTAGCTCAGTGTAGTGTATGAATCTAGCGGATAATAGCAAAAAATGTGATGTTCTTAATGTTCATTGGTAGAATGATAAACAACTATCGATTGTTGACCTTCTTGCActgattgttttttcttttgttttggggTGTTTCTACAGAGACCAAAATTTTCTCATCGGTGCACAGTACTCAGTACTCATGAATTCTATGTATCTTATAGTACTGATTGGTCATTTATGTCTGCAGGTGAAGATACAGAAGATGAGATCTAATTTGGAAGAGAAGCTGATGAAAAGAATGGCAATTGTTCATAGGAGAGCTGAGGAATGGAGAGCAGCAGCCCAGCTGCAGCATTCGAAGCAGGTACAAAGAGCCTCAGAGCAAGCACAGAAGATGAAGGCACAGCGCAGCTCTCAATTCTCTGGCCCCACATCATGTGGCTGTTTTCCTTGTAACACCCCCCTTTAAAACAAACATAGCGAAGACTGTTTCCTTTCCGTCCCAAAACCCGGAAGAAGAGCCCTTCTTCTCGCTAAATGTTTCCAGAGCCTAAGAAGGTAGCGGAAGGGTCCCCTCATGACTGGATCTGGTCAGTTTCTTGCTTGTTTTATTCAAAGGAAGAAAGCTGGCCTGATGGGctctaaatttatatttttttaagcttTGTGAGGAAGAGAGGATTGATGATTTTTAGTAATCACAGGCAAAGATGCTGCTATTTTCGTTGGCAATGGCATTTCTTGGACAAAGAAAGTGACGAGGGGAAATATTGTTGGGGGaaatcttattatttttaatgagcTAAATCCCTTTCATTGTGACTGAAGTCATTAGGCCAGGCAACAATGTGCAAGTTAGGCAACTCATCTAACCCCTTCCTTTAGATGGATTAGATCCACTTTGCTAGTTTGTACATTGTGATAAAAACAATGCAGGCTCTTTGACCAGGCATCAACGTTTCTTCTTGTCATCAAAGGAACAGGGCTCTAAGCTTTTATGTTTCTCTAATGAAATTAAATTTGCACACATTGGCTTTATTATGCTTGTAAGATCTGTCAACTTTAGGCCAATGGGTTGCCTCAGCAAGATAAGAGTTTGCATTGCTTTATCAAATGCCAGCTCTTAGGTTTCTAGCCATCTAAATCAATATGTCTCGAGTTATTAGCTCAAAGTATgtaatttttaatctttctttggccatcttatatattttttaaccaCTAAACATCATAATGAAGTGTTTAACAGTATGTAATCTTATTTTCCTTATATTGGTCGCTATCTCGATGCCGCAATCAGTATAAGCACAGATCTTGGGATGTTTCAGTTAGGTTCTTTTCCATCATTGCATTTTGGCTGAGATAGCTCGCCCACAGAGAGCTGAGATAATTACCTTCGAGATGTTGCTTGAGGGTGCAGGAGCTATACAGGCGTTTAATTCAGAGAGTCATTTGGAACCTTGTGTTGCAATATGAAAACGATATTATATTGCAATCTAAGCATTTTCTTATTAAATCGATAACTGCTATTCTATAGCAATATTATATTGCaatctaaattttcttttaactaATTGGACAAATTGTCTGTTCCTCCAATcgactgttattttatgttcAGCAACTGGTGATTAGGCATTTCATCTCTGGTCATTGATTATAATTAAGACTGTTACAAATAACTTATTCCTTCACCACCTAGCAAGTGGTAGATTGCCATTTGCCAAGCTCTCTTGGTGTTTGTGCTTCTTTGACTGAGGTAACTTGTGGTCTCATTTTCATATAAATTTGTGGTTGTCAAGATTCGCGAGAATTGAGCTCTGTGCCTTCTTgatgagaaagagaaagagagagagatttaatTGAAATTTGAAAGGGAGGGAGATTTTAGGAAAGAACGTACTGTCAGAAGAAGAGGGAAGCAAACAGTGGACGAAGGACGGGAGCAGGATCCCATGTGAGGTTGTCCTTCTGATCTTTGGCTGCAGGCTGTGGAAGGCTCGACTGCCCTACAATGCATGTAGGGtggggagaaaaaaaagaagaaaagatcagAATCCTGCAACCACACAAAGATTAAAAGCAGTCAGTATGGCAGCAACCATAGAAACTCCAGGATGACAAATCCAGTCGTGGCCTTAGATTGCCTCTTTGTCCTTTCCTTTCAGTGCTTCTTAAAACCTTACTTAGACCCGGTTAGTTTGCATCCATCCAGATGCCAAATTGCCAATGCACCATTCATTGAGCCAAAATGGCACGGCAAGGAGATGGGAGTCTGAAGCAGAGCTCAGGGGTCcccttaattttattttttttttgcctctgGCATGGGAGATCTTCTTTCAAGCTGTCAAGCTTGAATTCTAGTATGTGTCATGTACTTGAATTAAGCTAAATGCCATTGTATATGCTTTAGGATATTGCATTTTGCCTGAGCACGTGCATGGGTATCTGTGAATGCTTGCATGAGCATGCGTGCATGCATGTGCGTGTCTATGTCCATGCGTAGTATAAATATATAGTGTCCTATTGTGTGAATCGTTTGTTAAGGGTAAAAACGAGTTTAATTTAAATGTACACTCTCTTAGCGTTGCTTGTTATGATGGATGCACAAATGTGCATGGCTATAAGATTTTAGATAAAGGGCAAGGATTTTGGAAAGTTAAGTGTGAATTAGATGCTGACGTACCTTTCTCATCGAATTGTTTAAACTTTACTTGATTTGTTCAATATTTAGCTTTGTTGGATCTTTGGAGGATATGTTATGCATAACAACATAGAAATCCCAACTTAAGAAGGGTTATTCTCTTGGACTCATGATAGTCTagcaatatttaaattttttcaaCCCACTCAACTTAAATCTCTCAAAAGATAACTAGAAGAAGATATAAGAATTGTAAAAATAGGATTTaagttctccttttttttaaattaatgatAAAAAAATCTAAGTACATAACCTTTATTTATAATAGTGAGATATGCCTTACGTAATTTGAATCGGATTCCTTTTCCTAATCCTAGTAGGACTCTCTTTCCTAAAATAAACATCACTAATAGAAATTTTTTACAGAAAGCTAAAATTTTTGAGAAGGTAAATCTCAACTTCTATATCAACTGTGCCTTTTGTCGTTCCACCTGATCTTCTTGGATAGAGAACTACGCCCGGTCAAAGTTTTatctgaaaagaaaattttcgaTTTGGCTAGCCGTTTCAGGCCCCAAACGAtgaaatttgggttcaatcgcaAGGGGCGCCGCACCCTAAAGGATGTGGCATCATATTATAGATCTAAAAAAACTGttcaatttgaaaaaaaatgtcatgtcaaTCGAACGTCACTTGCCATGTTATGGCCTCCGAAAGTTTTGCTTGCGACTTGGCTTCTCGATATAATAGATCTTTCTCCTAGTTCATATTTAATCTTGCTtatagtggccaaagtagttCACATCAATGTAGAGATTCTCTTGGATTATTCATGCAGGTTTAGCATGGtgaaaaaattgaattggaaaGCTCCTATTTTAGTATTTTTTC
Coding sequences within it:
- the LOC103714830 gene encoding DNA repair protein RAD51 homolog; the encoded protein is MAAQQQRRQKMVEEQQEIEDMQHGPFPIEQLQASGIAALDVKKLKDAGLCTVESVAFSPRKDLLQIKGLSEAKVDKIIEAASKLVPLGFTSASQLHAQRLEIIQITSGSSDLDKILEGGIETGSITEIYGEFRSGKTQLCHTLCVTCQLPLDQGGGEGKAMYIDAEGTFRPQRLLQIADRFGLNGADVLENVAYARAYNTDHQSRLLLEAASMMVETRFALMIVDSATALYRTDFSGRGELSARQMHLAKFLRSLQKLADEFGVAVVITNQVVAQVDGSAIFAGPQIKPIGGNIMAHASTTRLALRKGRGEERICKVISSPCLAEAEARFQISSEGVTDVKD
- the LOC103714829 gene encoding uncharacterized protein LOC103714829, which produces MIQLRKASEETRDSSSPKSVITSSLSAMDLKTPAYLQASSVFPSTRRDSLQGDSSFYCITKENPFVDTFSDPLCKLNLKETSEFVKAFPMTTKSSSDSRGFLEVSSQRRRQGLSSVGQRRLEAPSTPGRFVFSSSPGHLSGKSIPSKWDDAEKWLISSSCHESPAHGPKPSEPSKVSRQNDVFPQKGDAFAEKARLSEEKAPSAPVPSFHGTVMPLDANVAFHGASSEVLLKDKFTDNVEPIFQNFRHSEPTKESFLFKSSFCEPMKDAATEVAAEVLRRDVGTEMTPLGSSTTSRCHTPIKSASPARHNTPASRSGLLVPCNTGIDISELKDCHFAKLELSAQYDSLVSNWSSREEEEEEVSKSLRHFETSGGRKSIAESRASAWEEEEKNKRCIRYQREEAKIQAWVNLQSAKAEAQSRKMEVKIQKMRSNLEEKLMKRMAIVHRRAEEWRAAAQLQHSKQVQRASEQAQKMKAQRSSQFSGPTSCGCFPCNTPL